One window of the Leptospiraceae bacterium genome contains the following:
- a CDS encoding membrane protein insertion efficiency factor YidD, with protein MGPIRILTFLFVFLVAFFLPHCQSDPLVHFIKNYQQEETQYNGVKCPMHPTCSQYAIESYQTYGIIGILLTIERLFIREHGNIHNRYIKVPSKISEHPRFYDPTHNSFQKPSFFQEDF; from the coding sequence TTGGGACCTATCCGAATCCTAACTTTTCTTTTTGTTTTTTTAGTTGCTTTTTTTCTTCCCCACTGCCAATCAGACCCTTTGGTTCACTTCATAAAAAACTATCAACAAGAAGAAACGCAATACAATGGTGTAAAGTGTCCAATGCATCCCACTTGTTCCCAATACGCAATTGAAAGTTATCAAACATATGGTATCATTGGAATCCTTTTAACCATAGAACGACTTTTCATCAGAGAACATGGCAATATCCACAATCGATACATCAAGGTCCCCTCGAAGATTTCTGAACATCCTCGGTTCTATGATCCCACTCATAATAGTTTCCAAAAACCTTCTTTCTTCCAAGAAGACTTTTGA
- a CDS encoding PstS family phosphate ABC transporter substrate-binding protein, with product MSSRLHFLFFFLVLAFFVGFSSFCGKKKHNILIDGSSTVYPITQAVAEEFMRLNKDYNVSVGISGTGGGFKKFCAGETDISNASREIKKEEIEKCRNNGIEFIELPVAFDALSVIVSHNNNFVDYITVEELRKIYNKDQPAKKWNEVRPNWPDKEIRVYSPGQDSGTYDYFVEVILGKNERIRADARFSEDDNVMVKGVSEDPYAIAFFGFAYYDENKAFVRAIPVKNPKTKQNISPSFDTVMNRTYVPLSRPLFIYVNKASLSKPGIKDFVNFYIENSYELVRQVKYIPFPKEDYQILKAYFDIGKTGSPKNEKQAGEFFNVKELYSAN from the coding sequence ATGAGTTCACGGCTTCATTTTCTTTTTTTCTTTTTGGTTTTGGCATTTTTTGTTGGCTTTTCTTCTTTCTGTGGAAAAAAGAAGCATAATATTTTGATTGATGGTTCCAGTACCGTGTATCCTATTACTCAAGCCGTAGCGGAAGAGTTTATGAGGCTAAACAAAGACTACAATGTTTCTGTGGGAATTTCAGGAACTGGTGGCGGATTTAAGAAATTCTGTGCAGGGGAAACAGACATCTCGAATGCATCCAGGGAAATCAAAAAAGAAGAAATAGAAAAATGCAGAAATAACGGCATTGAGTTCATTGAACTTCCCGTGGCTTTTGATGCATTAAGTGTGATTGTAAGTCATAATAATAACTTTGTGGATTATATAACCGTAGAAGAATTACGTAAAATTTATAACAAAGATCAGCCAGCAAAGAAATGGAATGAAGTTCGCCCCAATTGGCCTGATAAAGAAATCAGAGTCTATTCCCCAGGACAGGATTCAGGAACCTACGATTATTTTGTGGAAGTTATTTTAGGGAAAAACGAACGAATAAGAGCCGATGCTCGCTTCAGTGAAGATGATAATGTAATGGTTAAAGGTGTGAGTGAGGACCCCTATGCCATAGCGTTTTTTGGTTTTGCCTACTATGACGAAAACAAAGCTTTTGTGAGAGCAATCCCCGTCAAAAATCCGAAGACAAAACAAAACATATCACCGAGCTTTGACACGGTTATGAATAGAACTTATGTTCCTTTGTCGAGACCTCTTTTTATTTATGTAAACAAAGCATCCTTATCAAAACCAGGCATAAAAGATTTCGTAAACTTCTACATAGAAAATTCTTACGAATTGGTTCGTCAGGTTAAGTATATACCTTTCCCAAAAGAAGACTACCAAATCCTCAAGGCATATTTCGATATTGGGAAGACAGGTTCTCCTAAAAACGAAAAGCAAGCAGGTGAATTTTTTAACGTAAAAGAACTATACTCAGCGAACTAA
- a CDS encoding DUF1698 domain-containing protein, which translates to MNEIIIQWDKEPFTIYNPKFSVEEIQTQIKSLKPFRKGPYQINQVEIPSQWNSYIKWKYLKDVLERIFRDVSFLKKEIRLLDIGANNGYYSFLIYFEFQRRTISCDIDLIDPVRDFYDQFLFLKQFFSSEDQKHWNFHLLGWEDLERLPHQYDLILLMGILYHHTDMVELLRKVHKKLKTNGVLILETITISYGEFPLFLMPEKKYAGATGIWFLPNRMGVLTLLKRTNYRNIEFINERFLLEEMPGIGELPSLTDAISKENPEFTIEGYPKPCRSFFIAKR; encoded by the coding sequence ATGAACGAAATAATTATCCAGTGGGATAAAGAACCCTTTACGATTTACAATCCCAAGTTTTCAGTAGAAGAAATCCAAACCCAAATAAAATCCCTAAAGCCTTTCCGAAAAGGTCCTTATCAAATCAACCAAGTGGAAATACCGTCTCAATGGAATAGCTACATCAAGTGGAAATATCTAAAAGACGTTTTAGAGAGAATTTTTCGGGATGTTAGCTTTTTGAAAAAAGAAATCCGTCTCTTAGATATTGGAGCAAATAACGGCTATTATTCTTTTTTGATTTACTTTGAATTTCAACGTAGAACAATAAGTTGTGATATTGATTTGATTGACCCTGTCAGGGATTTTTATGATCAGTTTTTGTTTCTTAAGCAGTTTTTCTCTTCTGAAGATCAAAAGCATTGGAATTTTCATTTGCTTGGTTGGGAAGATTTAGAAAGGCTACCACATCAGTATGACCTCATACTTCTTATGGGTATTCTTTATCATCATACGGATATGGTGGAACTCTTAAGAAAAGTTCATAAAAAACTCAAAACCAACGGGGTTTTGATTTTAGAAACCATAACTATTTCCTACGGGGAGTTTCCGTTGTTTTTAATGCCAGAAAAAAAATATGCGGGAGCAACGGGGATTTGGTTTTTACCCAATCGTATGGGGGTTTTAACTCTACTCAAAAGAACTAATTATCGAAACATTGAATTCATCAACGAACGATTTCTTTTGGAAGAGATGCCAGGAATTGGAGAACTACCATCACTGACAGATGCCATCTCCAAAGAAAATCCTGAGTTCACCATTGAAGGCTATCCCAAACCTTGTCGTTCTTTTTTCATTGCAAAAAGATAA
- the pstC gene encoding phosphate ABC transporter permease subunit PstC, producing METLQQEQKRILTRAITESRENVFSRYGKTPSFSLTERLLKYTLTFFGWLTVVITLLIAYILIQDGVLFFSKVSPVDYFFGREWAPFGQPKKFGVLPLVNGTLMIAIGSIVIAAPLGLLTAVFLTQYATRQVREVTIPLIEILGGIPTVVYGYFALDVITPLLKKVFPEIEIFNALSATIVVGISLIPLVASLSADSIRAVPKSIQMGGYALGLTKFHVVTRIIVPAAFSGIVASVILAFARAIGETMAVTLAAGASPKLTLNYLESIQTMTAFIVQISLGDTPYGSIEYYTIYAVGLHLFLITLAFNWLALQLVRKYREVYR from the coding sequence ATGGAAACCTTACAACAAGAACAAAAACGAATCCTAACTCGTGCTATAACCGAAAGCCGAGAAAATGTATTCTCGAGATATGGAAAAACTCCTTCTTTTTCACTGACCGAAAGATTATTAAAATATACCCTCACTTTTTTTGGATGGTTAACTGTTGTTATCACCCTTTTGATTGCTTATATTCTTATTCAGGATGGAGTGTTGTTTTTTTCTAAAGTTTCTCCTGTAGATTATTTTTTTGGACGAGAATGGGCACCTTTTGGACAACCGAAAAAATTCGGAGTGCTTCCTTTGGTGAATGGCACATTGATGATTGCCATTGGTTCCATCGTAATTGCTGCTCCATTGGGTTTACTTACCGCGGTTTTTTTGACTCAATATGCAACTCGTCAGGTCCGAGAAGTGACAATCCCCTTGATCGAAATCCTGGGGGGAATTCCCACAGTTGTTTATGGTTATTTTGCTTTGGATGTAATCACACCTTTGCTAAAAAAGGTTTTTCCTGAGATTGAAATTTTTAATGCTCTTTCGGCAACCATTGTCGTGGGAATATCCTTGATTCCTTTGGTTGCTTCTTTATCGGCGGATTCTATTCGAGCCGTTCCCAAAAGCATACAAATGGGGGGTTATGCCTTAGGATTGACCAAATTTCACGTGGTCACAAGAATTATCGTTCCAGCAGCATTTTCGGGAATTGTAGCATCCGTAATTCTGGCTTTTGCTAGAGCAATTGGAGAGACCATGGCTGTGACTTTAGCAGCTGGAGCTTCTCCCAAGTTAACTTTGAATTATTTAGAATCTATCCAAACCATGACAGCCTTTATTGTTCAGATTTCCTTAGGTGACACACCTTATGGAAGCATTGAATATTATACCATTTACGCTGTCGGATTGCATCTTTTTTTGATCACTTTAGCATTTAACTGGCTTGCTTTGCAACTTGTGAGAAAGTATCGAGAGGTGTATCGATGA
- a CDS encoding TIGR00725 family protein — translation MNQERKFIVGVIGPNQALCPKEIYDFGLLLGRRLIDDGYLIVCGGMFGIMEAVCRGARNSPVYSYGCTIGIIPSVDKKSGNPYCDIVIPTGMGLARNVIIVNTADVLVAVGGGSGTLSEIAHAWQTGKEVLCYTGFDGWAKELANRQLDTTQERRLIPVHSIEEIMNELRRILYKVEI, via the coding sequence ATGAACCAAGAAAGAAAATTTATCGTAGGGGTGATTGGTCCTAACCAAGCCCTTTGTCCAAAAGAAATTTATGACTTTGGCTTACTTTTAGGAAGACGTCTCATTGATGATGGGTATCTGATTGTATGTGGGGGTATGTTTGGAATCATGGAAGCCGTATGTCGTGGCGCAAGAAACTCACCAGTTTATAGTTACGGTTGCACCATTGGTATTATCCCTTCCGTGGACAAAAAATCTGGTAATCCCTATTGCGATATAGTTATTCCAACTGGCATGGGGTTAGCAAGAAACGTTATCATTGTCAATACCGCTGATGTTTTGGTAGCTGTGGGAGGTGGCTCTGGAACTCTCTCTGAAATCGCTCATGCATGGCAAACAGGAAAAGAAGTGCTGTGCTACACGGGATTTGATGGTTGGGCAAAAGAATTAGCCAATCGTCAACTGGATACTACCCAAGAAAGGCGCCTCATCCCAGTTCATAGTATAGAGGAAATTATGAATGAACTACGAAGGATACTATACAAAGTCGAGATATAA
- the speD gene encoding adenosylmethionine decarboxylase: MEDPLGIHYIIELYGCNSSVLDNLPEIENALNYSADIAGATIISSKFHKFSPQGVSGVVVIAESHLSIHTWPELGYAALDLYTCNLNMDIDRALEHIKNVFLPKEMIVKYMERGIMNPAKRKYLEVKDYEFEKELMLGGKK, from the coding sequence ATGGAAGATCCCCTAGGTATCCACTACATCATTGAGTTGTATGGGTGTAACAGTTCCGTATTGGATAACCTTCCCGAGATCGAGAATGCCTTAAATTACTCAGCTGACATCGCAGGCGCAACCATCATTAGTAGCAAGTTCCACAAATTTTCCCCGCAAGGTGTCTCAGGAGTGGTGGTGATTGCAGAGTCTCATCTTAGCATCCATACATGGCCTGAGCTGGGTTATGCGGCTTTGGATTTATACACTTGCAATCTGAACATGGACATAGATAGAGCGCTGGAACATATAAAAAATGTGTTCTTACCCAAGGAAATGATCGTTAAATACATGGAAAGAGGAATCATGAATCCAGCGAAAAGAAAGTATCTCGAAGTAAAAGATTACGAATTCGAGAAAGAACTCATGTTAGGAGGGAAGAAATGA
- a CDS encoding ferritin family protein, with protein MIKYKPVKKSTFLEAVAACIQHEKNVFEFYTRQAESLPEGPIKNLFYKLAEDQDEQIQMISNLYSEIKGGEALPNLKLASEVQKFNSTSIQIFMRRLDRVTYKDAKGQELEALALATQQLEDAADFYNKMADKFEDPNIRILFKQLANIKEEERLLMESFSAYISQGSPQSNPEAYWDLSES; from the coding sequence ATGATAAAATACAAGCCCGTAAAAAAATCAACTTTTCTGGAGGCAGTGGCTGCTTGCATACAACATGAAAAAAACGTTTTTGAATTCTACACACGGCAGGCAGAATCTTTGCCCGAAGGTCCCATCAAAAATTTATTCTATAAACTTGCAGAAGACCAAGACGAACAAATCCAGATGATTTCGAATTTGTATTCAGAAATCAAAGGTGGAGAAGCACTCCCCAATTTAAAGTTAGCATCAGAAGTTCAAAAATTTAATAGTACATCCATTCAAATTTTTATGCGAAGGTTGGATCGTGTTACCTACAAAGATGCCAAAGGTCAAGAACTAGAAGCATTAGCCCTTGCCACTCAACAATTAGAAGATGCAGCAGATTTCTACAACAAAATGGCAGATAAATTTGAAGATCCAAATATCCGCATACTTTTCAAACAACTTGCAAACATCAAAGAAGAAGAACGACTATTAATGGAATCGTTTTCTGCTTATATATCTCAAGGTTCACCTCAAAGTAACCCCGAAGCCTATTGGGACCTATCCGAATCCTAA
- a CDS encoding 2-oxoacid:ferredoxin oxidoreductase subunit beta has product MKTLTKKDYASDLEVRWCPGCGDYAILNAVQKALADLQAPREKTVFISGIGCSSRFPYYMNTYGFHTIHGRAPAIATGLRLVRPDLDIWVITGDGDALSIGGNHFIHVLRRNINMKIILFNNQIYGLTKGQYSPTSKIGTISKTTPEGSIDNPFSPVKLAFGSGATFIARTHDKDIPHMEEVFKLAHQHKGTAFIEVLQNCVIFNDGVYDEITEKQNRIERMIYVEEGKKLLFGKDQEKGLELVNHELRVISAVDEPEKVAIYDPQDDNFILNFIKHENNPNFPVAVGVLYKQNRNRFDEDLENLIQTSRQKKGEPDLHQILYSGEKWEIKD; this is encoded by the coding sequence ATGAAAACTTTGACCAAAAAAGATTATGCTTCGGATTTAGAAGTTCGTTGGTGTCCCGGTTGTGGCGATTATGCTATCCTTAATGCCGTCCAAAAGGCACTAGCCGACTTGCAAGCTCCAAGAGAAAAAACTGTGTTCATTTCTGGGATTGGTTGTTCTTCTCGATTTCCTTATTATATGAACACTTATGGATTTCATACCATTCATGGTAGAGCTCCTGCGATTGCTACTGGTTTACGCTTGGTTCGTCCTGATTTAGACATTTGGGTGATCACAGGTGATGGGGATGCCCTATCAATCGGGGGAAACCACTTTATTCACGTCCTAAGAAGAAACATCAACATGAAAATCATACTATTTAACAACCAAATCTATGGATTAACGAAAGGACAGTATTCTCCTACTTCAAAGATTGGAACCATATCAAAAACTACACCTGAAGGTTCCATAGATAACCCCTTTTCTCCTGTGAAATTGGCATTTGGTTCTGGTGCTACCTTCATAGCAAGAACTCATGACAAAGACATTCCCCATATGGAAGAAGTATTCAAATTGGCTCATCAACACAAAGGAACAGCCTTTATTGAAGTTTTGCAAAATTGTGTCATCTTTAACGATGGTGTTTATGATGAAATCACAGAGAAGCAAAATCGCATTGAAAGAATGATCTACGTCGAAGAGGGAAAGAAACTTCTTTTTGGAAAGGATCAAGAAAAAGGATTGGAGCTAGTCAATCATGAACTACGAGTGATCTCTGCAGTGGATGAACCAGAAAAAGTAGCCATCTATGACCCCCAAGATGATAATTTCATTTTGAACTTCATCAAGCATGAAAACAATCCGAACTTCCCTGTAGCAGTTGGTGTGCTCTACAAACAAAACAGAAATCGGTTTGATGAGGATTTAGAAAATCTAATCCAAACTAGTCGACAAAAAAAAGGAGAACCCGACCTACATCAGATACTTTACAGTGGTGAGAAATGGGAAATCAAAGATTGA
- the mqnC gene encoding dehypoxanthine futalosine cyclase — protein MFASKEKLNTEEILEKAQKGIRISKEEAYELYMNGDFLEIQKVAREIRNRFNKKGIVSYTAFRVVNYTNYCTIECSFCSFMDEVNSQRGYVLTKDEILKKMEEAIAMGARQMFFQGGVNPRIPFDYYLDVLSSVKKEFGKDIHIRGFSPVELINLEQITKLPLEEVLLELKQAGLDSVPGAGAEILTERMRYILSPKKASPSEWVRVMETCHKMGLKGSANIVFGSEETRWEVIEHLNLIRELQDRTGGFLSFIPWTFQKQTKTFYVRNVPSQEYLKVLAISRIFFDNIPHIETSLMVLGTGVGQIALHSGADDVSSIVIEENVLKSYGIKTEEGIRQFIIDSGFFPVKRDFMYNYDSGLV, from the coding sequence ATGTTTGCATCCAAAGAAAAACTAAACACAGAAGAAATATTAGAAAAAGCTCAAAAAGGGATTCGAATTTCCAAAGAAGAAGCCTACGAACTTTACATGAATGGTGATTTTTTAGAGATCCAGAAAGTAGCAAGAGAAATACGAAATCGCTTCAACAAAAAAGGAATCGTAAGTTATACTGCTTTTCGAGTGGTTAACTACACAAATTATTGCACGATTGAGTGTAGTTTTTGTTCTTTTATGGATGAAGTAAATTCTCAAAGAGGATACGTCCTCACAAAAGATGAGATCCTAAAAAAAATGGAAGAAGCCATTGCAATGGGAGCTCGCCAGATGTTTTTTCAAGGAGGGGTGAACCCAAGGATTCCGTTTGATTATTATCTGGATGTTCTTTCGAGTGTGAAGAAGGAATTTGGAAAAGACATACACATACGGGGATTTTCACCTGTAGAACTTATTAACTTAGAGCAAATCACAAAACTTCCTTTAGAGGAGGTTTTGCTTGAGCTCAAGCAAGCGGGTCTGGATTCAGTTCCCGGTGCAGGTGCTGAAATCCTTACTGAAAGGATGAGATATATCTTGTCTCCAAAAAAGGCTTCTCCATCAGAATGGGTGCGGGTAATGGAAACCTGCCATAAAATGGGTCTCAAAGGAAGTGCGAATATCGTCTTTGGCTCAGAAGAAACGAGATGGGAGGTGATCGAACATTTGAACTTAATACGCGAACTGCAGGATCGAACAGGAGGGTTTTTGTCCTTTATTCCATGGACATTCCAAAAACAAACAAAAACATTTTATGTTCGAAATGTTCCAAGCCAAGAATATTTAAAGGTTCTTGCCATCAGTAGAATCTTTTTCGATAATATCCCTCATATTGAGACTAGCCTCATGGTTTTAGGAACAGGTGTTGGGCAAATCGCTCTGCATTCAGGTGCTGATGACGTCTCTTCAATTGTGATTGAAGAAAATGTCTTAAAAAGCTATGGAATCAAAACCGAAGAAGGTATCCGACAATTCATCATCGATAGTGGCTTTTTCCCTGTGAAAAGAGATTTTATGTACAACTATGACTCAGGATTGGTTTAA
- a CDS encoding S-adenosylmethionine decarboxylase, protein MTRTMTSLKYTFVDVDLRPSPIHKTGLFSNSYIKKGTTIGVLTGRFYSQQEVQNLSKEEQSFLIPIDEEILIGPESFYEIPALFYINHSCEPNAGIDGDLTIVALRDILPDEEITIDYATIFLNEQSFVCECKSPTCRKVIHGTDIFLPEIQKKYENHISSWIKRKLNIKPETIASKLQFEQTGAWGLVTALDLHDCDPELIRDRDAIYQYTIELCEKIKVKRFGEPIIVHFGEDERVAGYSLVQLIETSLVSGHFANLTNRVYLDIFSCAYYDPKEVIEYSKNFFKAKDYHCKIYLRH, encoded by the coding sequence ATGACTCGCACTATGACTTCTTTGAAATATACTTTTGTCGATGTGGATCTACGTCCTTCACCCATACACAAGACGGGTTTGTTTTCGAATAGCTACATCAAGAAGGGCACAACCATTGGCGTTCTTACCGGCAGATTTTATTCTCAGCAGGAGGTTCAAAATCTCAGCAAAGAAGAACAATCTTTTTTGATTCCCATTGATGAAGAAATCTTAATTGGTCCGGAAAGCTTCTACGAAATCCCAGCTCTTTTTTACATTAACCACTCTTGTGAGCCAAATGCAGGAATAGATGGAGACCTTACCATCGTTGCATTGCGAGATATTTTACCCGATGAAGAGATAACGATCGACTACGCCACCATCTTTTTGAATGAACAAAGTTTTGTCTGTGAATGCAAATCTCCAACATGTAGGAAAGTAATTCATGGAACAGACATTTTCTTACCTGAAATTCAAAAAAAATATGAAAACCACATCAGTAGCTGGATCAAAAGAAAATTGAACATCAAGCCAGAGACCATAGCCAGCAAACTCCAATTTGAACAAACAGGAGCCTGGGGGTTAGTGACAGCGTTGGATCTTCATGATTGTGATCCTGAGCTCATTCGGGATAGAGATGCCATCTATCAATACACAATAGAGTTATGTGAGAAAATCAAAGTCAAAAGATTTGGTGAACCCATCATAGTTCACTTTGGAGAAGACGAACGAGTCGCTGGGTATTCGCTAGTTCAATTGATTGAAACGTCCCTAGTCTCTGGACACTTCGCAAACCTAACAAACCGCGTATACTTAGACATCTTCAGTTGTGCCTACTATGATCCAAAAGAAGTGATAGAATATTCAAAAAACTTCTTCAAAGCCAAAGACTATCACTGCAAAATTTACTTACGGCACTAA
- a CDS encoding 2-oxoacid:acceptor oxidoreductase subunit alpha translates to MSEKQIFTEKTGRNKNYKELDEVTIRFSGDSGDGMQLAGSQFTLTTGFAGNDLMTFPDFPAEIRAPQNTIPGVSSFQIHFGDHKIFTPGDTVDVLVAMNPAALKANISSLKQNGVLIANSDEFNERNLIKVGYTTNPLHDESLHQKYRIIEVPISSLTKTALQDTGLSAKDIERSKNFFALGITYWLFSRDLQPTIDWLRKKFEKKPIYAEANIKALMAGHAYADTIEALQERYIIQKAKFPPGVYRNINGNTALALGIVSSAILSKMKVLYAGYPITPASDILHELVKYKHCNVYTFQAEDEIAAVSVAIGAAYGGAIGITGSSGPGIALKTEAINLAVMAELPVVIINIQRSGPSTGMPTKTEQADLFQAMFGRNGESPVPVLAPATPSENFNLIFEAIKIAVKYMTPVFFLSDGYLANGSEPWRLPNIEDLDFPIEKPSLDEKIEGYKVYKRDPQTLARKWVIPGNVHHIHRIGGLEKDEEGKISYDPENHDRMVKLRNEKIQRIVNDIPNQEVHGHSEGELLVVSWGSTFGCVRTAVDHLLEEGYSIGHVHLRYLNPFPRNLETILKSFKKIIVPEMNLGQLAFILRGKYLVPAEAYTKVRGKPLLVEELINVFRSKF, encoded by the coding sequence ATGTCCGAAAAACAAATATTCACAGAAAAAACAGGTAGAAACAAAAATTACAAAGAATTAGACGAAGTCACCATCAGGTTTTCTGGAGACTCCGGTGATGGAATGCAGCTCGCAGGAAGTCAATTCACGTTAACCACAGGTTTTGCAGGAAATGATCTGATGACATTCCCTGATTTTCCTGCTGAGATTCGAGCTCCGCAAAATACTATTCCTGGTGTATCGAGCTTCCAAATTCATTTCGGTGATCACAAAATCTTTACTCCTGGTGATACAGTGGATGTCTTAGTGGCGATGAATCCTGCAGCTCTAAAAGCCAATATCAGTTCATTAAAACAAAACGGTGTCTTGATTGCGAATTCGGATGAGTTCAACGAACGAAATCTCATCAAAGTAGGCTATACCACAAACCCCCTTCACGATGAGTCGCTTCATCAAAAATATCGTATTATCGAAGTGCCCATCTCTTCTCTGACGAAAACTGCTCTTCAAGACACTGGACTAAGTGCGAAAGACATTGAGCGTAGTAAAAACTTTTTTGCTTTAGGAATTACTTATTGGTTATTTAGTAGAGATCTACAACCAACGATTGACTGGTTAAGGAAAAAATTCGAAAAAAAACCCATCTATGCAGAAGCAAACATCAAAGCCTTGATGGCAGGGCATGCTTATGCTGACACTATTGAAGCTCTACAAGAAAGATATATTATCCAAAAAGCCAAGTTCCCACCCGGGGTTTATCGTAACATCAACGGCAATACGGCATTAGCCTTAGGAATTGTTTCCAGTGCCATATTATCTAAAATGAAGGTTTTGTATGCTGGTTATCCTATAACGCCTGCCTCTGATATCCTCCATGAACTTGTTAAGTACAAACACTGCAATGTATATACGTTCCAAGCCGAGGATGAAATTGCAGCCGTGAGTGTGGCGATTGGAGCTGCTTATGGTGGAGCCATTGGAATCACAGGTTCATCGGGGCCAGGAATTGCCCTAAAAACAGAAGCCATTAATTTAGCTGTGATGGCAGAACTTCCAGTTGTGATCATCAACATCCAAAGAAGTGGTCCTTCTACGGGAATGCCTACTAAAACCGAACAAGCAGATCTCTTTCAAGCCATGTTTGGTCGAAATGGAGAGAGCCCTGTTCCCGTTTTGGCACCTGCAACTCCATCTGAAAACTTCAATTTAATTTTCGAAGCCATCAAGATTGCTGTTAAATACATGACTCCTGTCTTTTTCTTGTCTGATGGTTACCTAGCCAATGGTTCTGAGCCATGGAGACTACCGAACATTGAAGATTTGGACTTCCCCATTGAAAAACCCTCGTTAGATGAAAAAATAGAAGGATACAAGGTATATAAAAGGGATCCTCAGACTTTAGCAAGGAAATGGGTGATACCAGGAAACGTCCACCACATCCACAGAATTGGAGGACTAGAAAAAGACGAAGAAGGAAAGATCAGCTATGATCCCGAAAATCACGATCGAATGGTAAAACTGCGAAACGAAAAGATACAGCGGATTGTGAATGACATTCCCAATCAAGAAGTTCATGGGCATAGCGAAGGAGAATTACTTGTAGTGAGTTGGGGTTCTACGTTTGGATGTGTTCGAACCGCAGTGGATCATCTTTTAGAAGAAGGATATTCTATAGGGCATGTGCATTTGCGATATTTAAATCCATTTCCCAGAAACTTAGAAACCATCTTAAAATCCTTCAAAAAAATCATTGTTCCAGAAATGAATTTAGGACAGTTAGCCTTTATCCTTCGCGGTAAATACCTTGTGCCCGCAGAAGCATATACCAAGGTTCGAGGAAAACCCCTCTTGGTAGAAGAATTAATCAACGTATTTCGAAGTAAATTTTAA
- a CDS encoding rhodanese-like domain-containing protein has translation MYVLQFYQFHPIIEEELFSVKEWFYEKCVENELKGLILIATEGINLSVSGSKLALIRFLNECYQAPYPLKKETRVRIMETEVEAYKKLVVKIKKQIIPFPVEVDLKLNQNRYIKPEDFHQLMLNDQALPVDTRNDYEWLVGAFRNAEKFPITKFRNLPEQISWFRDIYEKNHNHKKKKIVLYCTGGIRCEKVTPFLVLQGFDVYQLEGGILDYFQTIHHEQEHFWEGECFVFDERYTILPNFKKGNTKACIMCGQPIVKQKCVHCGNIQIA, from the coding sequence ATGTATGTTTTACAGTTTTATCAATTTCACCCAATTATCGAAGAGGAACTTTTTTCAGTTAAGGAGTGGTTTTACGAGAAATGTGTGGAAAATGAATTAAAGGGTTTGATTTTAATAGCTACAGAAGGGATCAATCTTTCAGTAAGTGGTTCAAAATTAGCATTGATTCGCTTTTTGAATGAATGTTATCAAGCCCCTTATCCCTTGAAGAAAGAAACCCGTGTTCGGATTATGGAAACAGAAGTGGAAGCATACAAAAAACTTGTCGTTAAAATCAAAAAGCAAATCATACCTTTCCCTGTTGAAGTTGATTTAAAACTCAATCAAAATCGATATATCAAGCCGGAGGATTTTCATCAGCTCATGCTAAATGATCAGGCTTTGCCTGTGGATACAAGAAATGATTATGAATGGCTGGTGGGAGCTTTTCGAAACGCAGAAAAATTTCCCATAACCAAATTTCGAAATCTACCTGAACAAATATCTTGGTTTAGAGATATATATGAAAAAAATCACAATCACAAAAAGAAAAAGATTGTGCTATACTGCACTGGTGGGATACGTTGCGAAAAAGTAACTCCCTTTTTGGTTCTACAAGGATTTGACGTCTATCAACTGGAGGGTGGGATTTTGGATTACTTTCAGACAATTCATCACGAACAAGAACATTTTTGGGAAGGAGAATGCTTTGTTTTTGATGAGCGATATACGATACTTCCGAATTTCAAAAAGGGGAATACAAAAGCATGCATCATGTGTGGTCAACCCATAGTAAAGCAAAAATGTGTTCATTGTGGAAATATTCAAATAGCTTGA